The Cohnella abietis genome has a segment encoding these proteins:
- a CDS encoding YfbR-like 5'-deoxynucleotidase produces the protein MGIHTYFQSLTDLERIIRCPGKFKFQEHSVSAHSWKVVQYAKTLADIEESNGVTVDWKKLYEITSSHDYGEIFIGDIKTPVKHYSLELRAMLQKVEEGMITHFIDEHIPEDLKPTFRRQLREGKDDSVEGQILEVADKMDQIYEAFAELQSGNTEKEFVVMYRSALIKIKKIKLHCVQYFLENILPDLVSEGSRSPIDIAKITNEALAS, from the coding sequence ATGGGTATTCATACGTACTTCCAATCGCTGACCGATTTAGAACGAATTATTCGTTGCCCAGGTAAATTCAAGTTCCAGGAACATAGTGTATCCGCTCATTCTTGGAAGGTTGTTCAATATGCCAAAACATTGGCGGATATTGAAGAAAGCAATGGAGTCACTGTGGACTGGAAAAAGCTATACGAAATAACAAGCAGTCACGATTACGGTGAAATTTTTATCGGAGATATTAAAACACCTGTGAAGCATTATTCACTAGAGCTGCGGGCCATGCTGCAAAAAGTAGAAGAAGGAATGATCACTCATTTCATTGACGAGCATATCCCAGAGGATCTCAAACCTACATTCCGCAGGCAGCTACGCGAAGGCAAAGACGATTCCGTTGAAGGGCAAATATTAGAGGTTGCTGATAAAATGGATCAAATCTATGAGGCCTTTGCAGAGCTACAAAGCGGGAATACGGAGAAAGAATTCGTCGTGATGTATCGAAGCGCTCTTATCAAAATAAAAAAAATCAAGCTTCATTGCGTTCAGTATTTTCTGGAAAATATTTTACCCGATTTGGTTAGTGAAGGCTCAAGATCCCCCATCGATATTGCAAAGATTACGAATGAAGCGTTAGCGTCTTAG